In Puntigrus tetrazona isolate hp1 chromosome 15, ASM1883169v1, whole genome shotgun sequence, the DNA window TAGAAACATATAGTTCGACCTTTTGAAGGCATGTTCTTGTTAAATCTCTTaatgtgtatttgtttcttccctctttttttttagcttacaGGCAGAGTTTTTCTTCAGCCATGTGCTCTATATTGTGTATctactaaaaaaaatgaaaccctAGGAAGGGGAAAATGTAGCCACTCAAAGAGCCCCAACTCTTCCCAGGCCTGACGCCAAATGTGTTGGTGAGGGAAAGCTGGATATTTGATATGAGGACAGATTTACTCTACTATTCCATGCATTTTACttcattatttctatatttgctGATCATGTTGACAAGACAGTTCAAGTGTCAATTAGTATGCAGCAAGGAAAGTGTGGAGATTGTGAAAATGATCACAAGGGAGCTGGGCAAAGCGGTACCATATTATTTAGTActgatttttacttaaaaataataatataatacaatctGTCTAGATTGTTCTTACTCTGCTTTTGTTTACTCTGGTTTCTCTTATGACAGAAATATGATGGAATGCTGTACACTCCAACTCTAGCAGATTTTGAGGTATGTGATTTTAACtgcaatattttgttaataacgTTCTATTTGAATATGCTGCCAAAAATCATTTACCTGAAGATGCGTTTGAACCTTTGGCCTTAGACGATAATGTATTATTTGCTCATTTGAATAAGTTAATGGTTCATTTGTATTTCTTTGAATCCTGAGGAAAGAtgtttacaatataatatttttcgCAAGTGATGCAGTATTGAGATCGTAGAATTTTGTGAAGAACAGCTGGGATATTTTCGTTCtttgtttattcttttgttGACCTTTAGTTTGCGCTCATGCAAGGCTGCATTTCAGAAAGCTTTTAACATTACTGTCAGCACCATTTGTAGATTGTgttgtgtaatttttatttattatctactTTCAGAGCGAGAAAGCACAGATGTCCCACTTATCACAAAGTGTCatgacaaaattaatattatctacaaaaaaaaaaaattaaggtgttttttctgtattttgaatataattaatgaatgtgctcattatattttaatcatgGCTCAGTAAGTGACTGGCACAAAGTtgttataaatcttttttttgcatataaaaatgcatatagaaCACAAAACCGTAATggtccattttttttaattgatgcgtggtttgttaggacaatatttggttgaGATACAACTATCTGAAAAGCTAGAATCCGAGGGTCCAAAagaatctaaatattgagaaaatcattgAAAAACGGACCACTCCACGGCACCCAAAATTatactgaaaacatttaaaagccttTATTCACACGACTTTACGGTAAAAGCAGCACACACTGAATTGTTTTTTGGGTATATAATTGTACCCAATAAAtccaaatgattatttattatggCCCTTCACCCCAGACTGATTACCTGGACAGGTGTAGGTGGCCTTATCCTTGCCCCGTCTGTAATTTTGAGCATTCATACTCATACTATTGTCTTCCCGTGTTTACCTTGGACTGTCTTCTGattctctgtttgtttgctgtCCGCCCATTGACCCCTTGCCTGGAATTATCGATGCAGTAATTTCAcattcaaacattaaataaatgtacaaacaacataaagacaatacattttaaatattttttataatagcattttttgtGACTGAAGGCCAGCATCACTCTGATGTCTCTAAAATTGATTAACGATTCAATCATTGAGTAGCCATTCCACATAAAACCTTTAAaccaaacaatttttttggtaGCTTCATGACTTAAGTGACTACGACGTTGCATGCACATCGTTTATTTCACTCTTTGAAATGAAAGGATACAGGCTAGAGCCTCTAATGTCTGTGCATTCTTTAAGCCTCATCACAGgcaattaattgttattatctCTTTTAACAGAACTGCTCCAGCTCCACGCTTATGTGCTTTGCACTGGAAgtgaatgttttgtttgttgaaatCCAGAGTAGGGAAAATTATCAGTTTGAGCGCCTACCAAGGATCCTCAAGGTGCTGACAAATAAGGTGAGTTCAATATCTGCTAGAGATTTAAGGATGATCCAATAATGGTagttaaaaagatattttcatAGAACTCACACACGTACATatgaacaatattaaaaatgctacaaataaaaagaaagtagATTGCATAAAtctattgtgtatatatatttgatctattttttttaccaagttCATAGGGCTTACCCATATGTTAGGATTGTTTTGAAATCTGTATAAATCATCGCTCGACTGTTTAAACAACGAACTCTAGAGAGTTGCGACTTTCAAAGTGAAAATGCTGGACAGAAATGTTAGCAATTAAGTCATGTGGTTTGGGTCGGACCATTAAAATGCCATTAGCTAAATTGTTTACACTTAAGGCCATGGAAACTCTTAAATggtaaaaaaggttttaaaagacAATGGGGATGGAAAGACAAGAATtactgcatatatatgtatgtatctatatatatgagTCATATGAtgattagttttaaaaaaggctACGATTTCAAACCATTATAATTCTACAGTTATGAAAGTGAAACCTAATGCAGAGAATGAAGTAGCTTTTTCAATAAGCCCTTCTGCTGGTTTTGctccatgtttttaaatgtgaaccAGTGGATGGACAAAAAGCAAATGCattctaaaaatctaaacaattaAGCGTCTagatataatgttatttaatcaattaattaataataattgtttaaattgatttatCTATTTTCTAAGAAATTCAGCAGATCtttaaaaaggtctttaaaGTTCCTAAATTTGTTGTTAAAAAGATACCAGGCTATTATATTGTACcatttgaaataactttaatttctttcaatGAAAAGGAAACTGAGTAAAAGGTGTAAAAGGTATGAAGACCTGAATTATTAATCTGACCCCTTATAAAGGAGAAAAAATACTGGCCCTCCTCACTATCAGAGTTAGCCATCCCTGGACTAGAGCATAAGGATAGTTTGTATAAGTTTGTAAACAAAGTTTGaggtttttttgaaaaagccattttaaagtagttttaaagGAGATATCAGATGCACAGATACACAGtgtttgcatataaatatgtcTTAGGTATTGCTCTGCTAGTGCAGTTAGTTTGAGTGAGTGTTGAACGCTGCAGTCCGAATCTTGTTGCACATCAAACAAGCGTACCGAGACCACTAAAAAGATAAGCGGTGTAACCAAAACATAAGCAGAGGTCAAACGTGGAGCAATGATGAGCTTTCAGgtagtgaaaataaaatgatcaaagtATCATTCATCTCTCATTACAgtaaatctgattttaggcattaggtttaggtgtagggataTGGTAAAGACAAAATTTTTGGATTATATTGTTCCAGGGtcaaaatatatgcattcataTAACATGTGTAGAACCTATATGGAGTGTGTTACGGTACTGTGAGAAAGATACTAAAAGCTGTCGGAAGTCATCCATCCTGTGAAAGGTCAATGTTGTGCTACTAAACAACAGAACAGGCTGGACCTATGTGCTTTCACCAGATGTCTCACTGATAGTCCAGCTGTCGTCTTTCTCAtgcttacctttttttttatcagcggGGCTGTGAAGAAAACTGTGAGATGTCATGTTTCTTGCTTTAGTGGTCTCTAGACAGCTTTAGTTTCTACGTACATGAGCGAAGGTGGATGCATAGTCATAAGACATGCACacctgtttaaaaacaacaccATGGAGCAAATGTAGCTCAGTATAGCTCAATCAAggaaacattttagattttgtagGGAGGTTGAACAAAATCAATGTTTAATGGAAGTCAACAAATCATTGAACGAACCGTATAACACTGCACtggatattaaaatctaaaatcgaATGAAACACTATTATTATGCACAGTAACAAGATCGTCAGTCTAACacattaactcaaaacaccagATACTTCTCTTTTCAATCTAAATAAGACTTATTATTAGATTTACTGGATAAATCTAAGACACATAATCAAATTTAACTCATACAAGTTGCAGGGAAAGGGAAAGTGAGGAACAAATGAGTTTTAGAgagtaataatgtgaaaaccCAAGTTACGGCAATATGTGAAATTTAATAGACCTGAACAgccattaatcatttaattaaccCTCCTCGCATTGAGTTCCTCAATGAGGttgaaatttatattaaattcacCAGTTCAGAATCTGGAGGTTGTACTAGCATTGCCTTTGTGTTACCGAATTTTCCTTTGGAGTTTCTCGAGgttgctgattggctggaagGTCAGTAGTCATGGAAGTCTTGGGAGGCCAATGATTGGCCATTGTCTGAGAGTCATAGTCTGGTTGAAGGTTTGATACAGTTGCAGCAGACGTTATAGCCGGAATAGCTCGCAAAGAATGAAtagtaatacaaatattaatgttaaagtgTATAATGATGGCTGATCTCAAGGTTACACATCTCAAACGCTGGTCTTCAATCTGTCTGCCTCTCGAGGACTCCATTTCGCTATTGAATATCTGAACTTAACTTCTTCCATCTGTTCTGCGTGAATATTTCTTGTGTACTGTTGGCTAACGTTAGGCAAAGGCATTCAAAATAACAGGTCATGTGCCTGTAATCAatgatatttattcattcattcatttgcataactagatatataataatcttttaatattgtaaaataatataatttctgaTCCTAACCATGTCCTGCATAAAGACTTTGAATCAAAGCGGAGGCACAGGATACACAGATACtggtatgaaaaaaatatctcGTCTGACAGTAAAGTATTACGTCATCATCTGTTTGCCACAGATGTTATCTGGTGCTAAGGTTTAATTTTACAACATCTGGTTGTCCTGGAGCCTCTTTGTGGAATTCAGCTCCTCATGTTTCACTGCTTATTTGAAAATCGAAGCTTAAATTTATCATAGGCTCTGATCCAAAACCTAGTAAACTGAACTGTTTGTTATTAACAGCTGCTATCAGGATACTAGTtgaaataaaaccttttaataTGACTTGGTACTTAATAGTTAGCAACTCCTTATATCTCAAAAACAACTAACTCCACATTGGACTTTGTTCACTGTTGAATTCAGTTTGTTGTTAGCATGTTGTTAAGCTAAAAGATAAAGCATAATAATCTAACCAGCAACTTAATTGCTCAGCAACTCAGCAGCTTACAATTGAATCCAGTATGTTTTGACGTTAGCATGTTGACactaaatgaaatacattatgcatattttaaattaaattatgtattaatgaGAACGTTAAAGAACTATAAAAATGACTAggaataaatgctttttctgaTTTTGAGAATCAGGGATAAATTGTTTCTGTTATCTTCAAGACTGACTAACCTCACATAATGCCGTATTAAGTTGCAGGACAAAATGGAGCCATGTCCAGACTGTGAGTTCTATCGAGAAGAAACACCAGCGACTTTTCTGGGAACCTTACAAACTGTTTTACAACGGATGAATGCTGAGAAAAGCTGTGCTCCTGTAACACCGGGCCAGCAGAGCAAGCTCTCACCTCTGCTCTGATCGTCTTCGCTCCCTCTGCTTCCTTACCAGCCACTTTCTGTTTGGCGCCCATAAACAGGGCCTTACCAAATGGAAGACGTGAAGTATCTTTTGCTGTTGCCAACTACACAGATCGTTTTCCCTGTTTTGGTCTTGATAAGTCTTGATGGCATGTTCATGCCATTGCCATAACCTTTTTAATTTGGATTGCCCTCTTAGATTTTGTCCTTGGACTGTTGCCTTTAATAAAAGCTCAGATGCTTGTCTGAGTCCTGCCGTTACAGCTCCAAAGAAGAACAAGACACATTTAGAGACCTTtatgacgaaaaaaaaaataaacatgatctAAAGGAGCAGATTCATGTGGATTTGTGAAGCAATTCTGGATAAGCTTCTGAAAAACAGACACCATATATTAAGCTACAATACGTATCCTTCTGTACATAACCatgcaaatagatttttattaaataaatgacttttatggaATATTTGTTACAATAGTCTGTTTTGACAACAAATTAAACCCATGGGCAATTTTGCTGACCATTAGCTTTCCTATAAATTATAACTGTGTAGCTAATGTTACAAGTTTTTCGTTTGAGAATTGCAGTAATATATTACATTGAACGAAAGAATTACTGTCATTAGAATTGTGTACTAGAGTTAGAATTGTGTAATATATCTAAACTGAAGTTTTAACTGGTCAAAGGAACCAGGGTCAAAAAATGTGATAAGACaagtttattaaacaaatgtcGATATTTTGCTACATGCCATGTTGAGTTATCAAATTGACAATAATAAGTGTTACACATTATTGACTATTTAATGAATGTTGCAATATTGGTAAATGAAGTTATACTCTCTCACTGCTCTGTAATTTTGGAAAGGAAATAGCACTTATGaaagaaaaccaaaaccaaaaaaatccaaaaccaAAACTATGCTCTGCTTTTACAATATTGACAACCATGTCCTTCGATTTTGGTAGATTTTTATCTCAATGATTATCATGAAAATGTTTGGATGTATTATACCATTGTTTTACTTTATGACATGAAAGGGTTTTGACAgccttttttagttttatagcaataaaaatcacaattattcaaaatgtgCCATAAATTACAAGATTTATGCTAATGTGCTAAacatatttctttcattttttaataattaaaaagttcaattattaacaaattatgTTGTATCACAGTGAATTGTATGAAAAAAGTACTAAACCTTCTGTattatctgtaatttttttCGTTTTACTGTAACAACAAGGAACTACATTGAAATAGCCTACAGTAACTTAAAGTAAAgtgtaaaaacaataacaccTCTTTTTTATTGAAAGTATACATAAGAAAACAGTAGGAAAACAAGGGACATATAGATGTTTTGTAGTCGTTTTGTATTGTATGGTTAAGCttaaatagatattttagatTGGATAAAAAGTATTTCACTGTTTCAATTGTACCATTTACGTGCTGCTGCCAAGGGTTCAATAAAGATTCAATAAAAGCTTTGCTGATTCCTCTATTCTCTAAGTATTTTATTCCAGTTAATGATATATGATTTAAAGCCAAAAAGGGTCCTATGAAAAGCCTCTTCTGCATCCGAAGATACAATTATAACCAGTGGTTTATTTGTGTAATAACACTTCAATCACCctgaaaaaacagctaaaaccagTGTAGGCTGGTCATAGCTTATTTAAGCTggttattaatgctttattgagtggttgttctgcacgcttaataaccaaacttcagctggtccaaaacgcagcagctagagtccttactagaactagtgtgatcatattagcccggatccgtcaacactgcactggctccctaacaaatattggatagattttaaaaatcgtattaattacttataaagctctgaatggtttagctcctcaatacttgagcgagctcttatcacattataatcCTGCATGTCTTCTGTCTTCTTTATAATCTCTGTCCATTTggtaatacctagaatatcaaaattgaccgcgggcagcagatccttttcctatttaacacccaaactctggaacaatctccctaacacttttcgggaagcagacacactctgccagtttaaccTGGCTTACACCTAACACACCAATATGCTTCTAGCATTAAAAAccattaaaggattgttaggctgcattaattagatcagtcAGAATCGGAAACACTtcccataacacacaatgtgTTACATCgtaaaaaagaatggcatctacgctaatcgtactctgtttctttcttattctgtttgtCCGTTTGCATCCAGATAGTGGATCAGAAGCCACTATCTGAGACCAGAACTGCTAGATGagtcctgtggacagatcatcggaaacagacacacatacactataaatcctttacacaatctgacatgctgcatttaaaattgaactggaaattaaatgCTGGCTGTCCGGTCAGAGAACTGAGCCTGGTTTTTCCCAAGGtttattttctccattctgtcacgaatgggGTGTTGGTTCATTGCCGCCATCGCCTCAGGCTTGCTTAGTTgaggacacttaatttctagcaattatcgtcgatttgattacacagacggactgtgcatttaataaaaaaaaaaaatcaatgtttaatcttgtcattatacattactgccactctgttctcctatttgatactgttcagtgctttgacaaaATCCATactgttaaaagtgctatataaataaaggtgattgatCGATTGATTGAGTAgctgtatttgttgttgttgttttagctGGTCATTTTAGCTTTGGCTGGTTTTGgctgttttttcagcagggagaAAGAGAAATATCATGAGCCTGAAGAAACTTAAGACTTTCAAAGAtcaaactaaaagcaaaaagtGCTATTTTCTGTAGGCTAGTTTTTCAGAGAGCGCAAAAATAAACTACTCTTTCTCAGGATAGCGCTAGCTGATAAGCTCGTGAGAAAGAGTAGTTGATTGTTGTAGTAAACGCTGTTTGCTGAAAAACAGATTAACAAGAGGAAAACCcctgagattaaaaaaaaaacccatacagATAGTTAATCAGCAACTATTAAA includes these proteins:
- the il15l gene encoding interleukin 15, like isoform X2 yields the protein MRTDLLYYSMHFTSLFLYLLIMLTRQFKCQLVCSKESVEIVKMITRELGKAKYDGMLYTPTLADFENCSSSTLMCFALEVNVLFVEIQSRENYQFERLPRILKVLTNKDKMEPCPDCEFYREETPATFLGTLQTVLQRMNAEKSCAPVTPGQQSKLSPLL
- the il15l gene encoding interleukin 15, like isoform X1 translates to MRTDLLYYSMHFTSLFLYLLIMLTRQFKCQLVCSKESVEIVKMITRELGKAKYDGMLYTPTLADFENCSSSTLMCFALEVNVLFVEIQSRENYQFERLPRILKVLTNKLQDKMEPCPDCEFYREETPATFLGTLQTVLQRMNAEKSCAPVTPGQQSKLSPLL
- the il15l gene encoding interleukin 15, like isoform X3, which translates into the protein MITRELGKAKYDGMLYTPTLADFENCSSSTLMCFALEVNVLFVEIQSRENYQFERLPRILKVLTNKLQDKMEPCPDCEFYREETPATFLGTLQTVLQRMNAEKSCAPVTPGQQSKLSPLL